The genomic interval GCTGCTCGCGCTGGTCGACCCCGCGCTGGACCGGTCGGTCGCCACCCACACCGACGCCGAGCGTCCCGCCGTCGTGCTGGTCGTCGGCGTGAACGGCACCGGCAAGACCACCACCACCGGCAAGCTCGCCCGGGTGCTCGTGGCCGACGGCCGCACCGTGGTGCTCGGCGCGGCCGACACCTTCCGCGCGGCGGCCAGCCAGCAGCTGCAGACCTGGGGCGACCGCGTCGGCGCCACCGTGGTGACCGGCCCGGAGGGCGCGGACCCCGCGGCGGTGGCCTTCGACGCGGTAAAGCACGCGCTCGACGAGCACGCCGACGTCTGCCTGCTCGACACCGCCGGCCGCCTGCACACCAAGACCGGCCTCATGGACGAGCTCGGCAAGGTCAAGCGGGTGGTGGAGAAGCAGGCGCCCGTCGACGAGGTGCTGCTCGTGCTCGACGCGACCACCGGCCAGAACGGCCTGCGCCAGGCGCAGGTGTTCGGCGAGGTGGTCGACGTCACCGGCATCGTGCTGACCAAGCTCGACGGCACCGCCAAGGGCGGCATCGTCGTGGCCGTGCAGCGCGAGCTCGGCGTCCCGGTGAAGCTGGTGGGCCTCGGCGAGGGCCCCGACGACCTCGCGCCGTTCGACGCCGAGGCGTTCGTCGACGCGCTGCTCGACTGACCGGTGGGCG from Frankiales bacterium carries:
- the ftsY gene encoding signal recognition particle-docking protein FtsY; the protein is MNPALLYVLIAVAVLLVAVVAVALVRGRGREGGHRTPTLPPIHPTAPPTHEPASHVAVIEDVELPGGQAPTAVLERPEPSAGRLARLRARLARSNTAVGKGLLALLTRDRLDEATWEEVEETLLASDLGVGPTQELVERLRARTRAESVADAAGARAILREELLALVDPALDRSVATHTDAERPAVVLVVGVNGTGKTTTTGKLARVLVADGRTVVLGAADTFRAAASQQLQTWGDRVGATVVTGPEGADPAAVAFDAVKHALDEHADVCLLDTAGRLHTKTGLMDELGKVKRVVEKQAPVDEVLLVLDATTGQNGLRQAQVFGEVVDVTGIVLTKLDGTAKGGIVVAVQRELGVPVKLVGLGEGPDDLAPFDAEAFVDALLD